The following coding sequences are from one Bacteroidota bacterium window:
- a CDS encoding CPBP family intramembrane glutamic endopeptidase — protein sequence MTETVSQQEPDPIEAIEPTYLSATRTGTYGFLSAIPLILMYETLIISANEGRVGQVRVSSELWLKQWFQFIDGPTTLIMGGVLLVVGFCILMYERKKRIPLRPAYFFGIVIESGFYAIIVALLVSQLVWSLFSAYAPTLLLAGAQLEQETIWMQLALSIGAGIYEELLFRVILVGGLYAILKAILGFQTAAYIVAAVAGALMFSGIHYMGPLGDDFTAQSFLFRFFFGLALNVIYLVRGFGVAAWTHALYDVMIVTKMLG from the coding sequence ATGACTGAAACCGTAAGCCAGCAAGAACCTGATCCAATTGAAGCGATCGAGCCGACCTACCTGTCTGCTACGCGAACGGGTACGTATGGCTTTCTGAGTGCCATCCCGCTCATCTTGATGTATGAGACGCTTATCATTTCGGCAAATGAAGGGCGGGTAGGGCAAGTTCGGGTAAGCTCTGAATTATGGCTCAAACAATGGTTTCAGTTCATTGATGGACCTACTACCCTGATCATGGGTGGTGTTTTGCTCGTTGTTGGTTTCTGTATTTTGATGTACGAACGGAAGAAACGCATTCCGCTTCGTCCTGCCTATTTTTTCGGAATTGTAATTGAAAGCGGGTTTTATGCCATCATTGTTGCGCTCCTCGTATCGCAACTGGTGTGGTCCCTGTTTTCAGCCTATGCTCCGACTTTGCTACTTGCCGGCGCCCAACTTGAGCAAGAGACGATATGGATGCAATTGGCCCTCTCTATTGGCGCTGGCATCTATGAAGAACTGCTGTTTCGTGTGATTCTCGTAGGTGGACTGTACGCCATCCTGAAGGCTATACTCGGATTCCAGACGGCTGCATACATTGTGGCTGCGGTAGCCGGCGCCCTTATGTTCAGCGGTATTCACTACATGGGCCCGCTTGGTGACGACTTCACCGCCCAGTCTTTTCTATTCAGATTTTTCTTTGGCCTCGCACTCAATGTGATATACCTCGTGCGCGGATTTGGCGTTGCTGCATGGACACACGCCCTGTATGACGTTATGATCGTCACCAAGATGCTAGGATAG